A single genomic interval of Falco cherrug isolate bFalChe1 chromosome 8, bFalChe1.pri, whole genome shotgun sequence harbors:
- the LRRTM2 gene encoding leucine-rich repeat transmembrane neuronal protein 2 isoform X1 yields the protein MGLHFKWPLGARMLAALYAMSMVLKMLPALGMACPPKCRCEKLLFYCDSQGFHSVPNTTEKGSLGLSLRHNYISELERDQFASFSQLTWLHLDHNQIATVREDSFQGLYKLKELVLSSNKIFHLPNTTFSQLLNLQNLDLSFNQLSSLHPELFYGLRKLQTLHLRSNSLRTIPVRLFWDCRSLEFLDLSTNRLRSLARNGFAGLIKLRELHLEHNQLTKINFAHFLRLSSLHTLFLQWNKISNLTCGMEWTWGTLEKLDLTGNEIKAIDLTVFETMPNLKTLLMDNNKLTTLDSKILSSLTALTTVGLSGNLWECSPKICALATWLSGFQGRWEHSILCHSPDHTQGEDILDAVYGFQLCWNLSTVVTPVATTYTAPTTEYTKRISSSHFHMGDKEIPTTAGMVVTTEEHFPEPNNAIFTQRVITGTMALLFSFFFIIFIVFISRKCCPPTLRRIRQCSMIQNHRQLRSQTRLHMANISDQGPYNEYEPTHEGPFIIINGYGQCKCQQLPYKECEV from the coding sequence GCTTACATTTCAAGTGGCCATTAGGGGCTCGTATGCTGGCAGCACTATATGCAATGAGtatggttttaaaaatgctgcctGCCTTGGGCATGGCTTGTCCACCAAAATGTCGCTGTGAGAAGCTGCTCTTTTACTGTGACTCTCAGGGGTTTCACTCAGTGCCAAACACCACTGAAAAGGGCTCGCTAGGTTTGTCACTGAGGCACAATTATATTTCTGAACTTGAAAGGGATCAATTTGCAAGCTTCAGTCAACTTACTTGGCTTCACTTAGATCATAATCAAATTGCAACAGTCAGAGAAGATTCTTTTCAAGGACTGTATAAACTTAAGGAATTAGTCTTAAGTTCCaacaaaatctttcatttgCCAAACACAACTTTTAGCCAACTGCTTAACCTGCAGAATTTGGACCTCTCTTTTAATCAGTTATCCTCTCTGCACCCCGAGCTCTTCTACGGCCTTCGCAAGCTACAGACCTTGCACTTGCGATCCAACTCTCTGCGGACCATCCCGGTCCGCCTGTTCTGGGACTGTCGTAGCCTGGAGTTCCTGGATTTGAGCACAAACCGCTTGCGAAGTTTGGCTCGCAATGGATTTGCGGGATTAATCAAGCTGAGGGAGCTTCACCTAGAGCACAACCAGCTGACAAAGATTAATTTTGCTCACTTCCTCCGGCTGAGCAGCCTGCACACCCTCTTCTTGCAGTGGAACAAAATTAGCAACTTGACATGTGGGATGGAGTGGACCTGGGGCACCTTAGAAAAGCTCGATTTGACTGGAAACGAGATCAAAGCCATTGACCTAACCGTCTTTGAAACTATGCCTAACCTTAAAACCCTCCTAATGGATAACAACAAGCTCACCACTCTGGATTCCAAGATCCTAAGTTCCCTGACAGCCCTCACCACCGTGGGCCTCTCCGGCAATCTGTGGGAATGCAGCCCAAAGATCTGCGCCTTGGCCACATGGTTGAGTGGCTTCCAAGGTCGGTGGGAGCACTCCATCCTCTGCCATAGCCCCGACCACACCCAGGGAGAGGACATTCTGGATGCAGTGTAtggttttcagctttgctgGAATTTATCGACTGTTGTTACGCCCGTGGCTACGACATACACAGCTCCAACTACCGAGTACACAAAAAGAATAAGCTCTTCTCATTTCCATATGGGAGACAAAGAGATTCCAACTACGGCAGGCATGGTCGTTACCACCGAAGAACATTTCCCTGAGCCAAACAATGCCATCTTCACTCAGAGGGTAATTACAGGAACAATggctttattgttttctttcttttttatcatttttatagTGTTCATCTCCAGGAAGTGCTGCCCTCCCACATTACGAAGAATTAGGCAGTGCTCAATGATCCAAAACCACAGGCAGCTCCGATCCCAAACACGGCTGCATATGGCAAATATATCAGACCAAGGACCCTATAACGAATATGAACCCACCCACGAAGGACCCTTCATCATCATTAATGGCTACGGACAGTGCAAGTGTCAGCAGCTGCCATATAAAGAATGTGAAGTATAA
- the LRRTM2 gene encoding leucine-rich repeat transmembrane neuronal protein 2 isoform X2 — protein MQPPMYSKEWLSSLHPELFYGLRKLQTLHLRSNSLRTIPVRLFWDCRSLEFLDLSTNRLRSLARNGFAGLIKLRELHLEHNQLTKINFAHFLRLSSLHTLFLQWNKISNLTCGMEWTWGTLEKLDLTGNEIKAIDLTVFETMPNLKTLLMDNNKLTTLDSKILSSLTALTTVGLSGNLWECSPKICALATWLSGFQGRWEHSILCHSPDHTQGEDILDAVYGFQLCWNLSTVVTPVATTYTAPTTEYTKRISSSHFHMGDKEIPTTAGMVVTTEEHFPEPNNAIFTQRVITGTMALLFSFFFIIFIVFISRKCCPPTLRRIRQCSMIQNHRQLRSQTRLHMANISDQGPYNEYEPTHEGPFIIINGYGQCKCQQLPYKECEV, from the coding sequence TTATCCTCTCTGCACCCCGAGCTCTTCTACGGCCTTCGCAAGCTACAGACCTTGCACTTGCGATCCAACTCTCTGCGGACCATCCCGGTCCGCCTGTTCTGGGACTGTCGTAGCCTGGAGTTCCTGGATTTGAGCACAAACCGCTTGCGAAGTTTGGCTCGCAATGGATTTGCGGGATTAATCAAGCTGAGGGAGCTTCACCTAGAGCACAACCAGCTGACAAAGATTAATTTTGCTCACTTCCTCCGGCTGAGCAGCCTGCACACCCTCTTCTTGCAGTGGAACAAAATTAGCAACTTGACATGTGGGATGGAGTGGACCTGGGGCACCTTAGAAAAGCTCGATTTGACTGGAAACGAGATCAAAGCCATTGACCTAACCGTCTTTGAAACTATGCCTAACCTTAAAACCCTCCTAATGGATAACAACAAGCTCACCACTCTGGATTCCAAGATCCTAAGTTCCCTGACAGCCCTCACCACCGTGGGCCTCTCCGGCAATCTGTGGGAATGCAGCCCAAAGATCTGCGCCTTGGCCACATGGTTGAGTGGCTTCCAAGGTCGGTGGGAGCACTCCATCCTCTGCCATAGCCCCGACCACACCCAGGGAGAGGACATTCTGGATGCAGTGTAtggttttcagctttgctgGAATTTATCGACTGTTGTTACGCCCGTGGCTACGACATACACAGCTCCAACTACCGAGTACACAAAAAGAATAAGCTCTTCTCATTTCCATATGGGAGACAAAGAGATTCCAACTACGGCAGGCATGGTCGTTACCACCGAAGAACATTTCCCTGAGCCAAACAATGCCATCTTCACTCAGAGGGTAATTACAGGAACAATggctttattgttttctttcttttttatcatttttatagTGTTCATCTCCAGGAAGTGCTGCCCTCCCACATTACGAAGAATTAGGCAGTGCTCAATGATCCAAAACCACAGGCAGCTCCGATCCCAAACACGGCTGCATATGGCAAATATATCAGACCAAGGACCCTATAACGAATATGAACCCACCCACGAAGGACCCTTCATCATCATTAATGGCTACGGACAGTGCAAGTGTCAGCAGCTGCCATATAAAGAATGTGAAGTATAA